From the genome of Winogradskyella forsetii, one region includes:
- a CDS encoding 1,4-dihydroxy-2-naphthoyl-CoA synthase: MSSIDWKVAKSYEDITYQKCNGVARIAFNRPDIRNAFRPKTTSELYDAFYDAGEDVNIGVVLLSAEGPSTKDGIWSFCSGGDQKARGHQGYVGEDGYHRLNILEVQRLIRFMPKAVIAVVPGWAVGGGHSLHVVCDLTLASKEHAIFKQTDADVTSFDGGYGSAYLAKMVGQKRAREIFFLGRNYSAQEAFDMGMVNAVVPHDELEATAYEWAQEILAKSPTSIKMLKFAMNLTDDGMVGQQVFAGEATRLAYMTDEAKEGRDAFLEKRKPNFPKKWIP; this comes from the coding sequence ATGAGCTCTATAGATTGGAAGGTTGCGAAGTCTTACGAAGATATAACATACCAAAAATGCAATGGCGTTGCTAGGATTGCATTTAACAGACCAGATATAAGAAATGCATTTAGGCCAAAAACAACATCAGAACTTTACGATGCGTTTTATGATGCAGGTGAAGATGTGAATATTGGAGTGGTGCTTTTAAGTGCCGAAGGGCCTTCGACCAAAGATGGTATTTGGAGCTTTTGTTCTGGAGGCGATCAAAAAGCGAGAGGACACCAAGGTTATGTTGGAGAAGATGGTTACCATCGCTTAAATATTTTAGAAGTTCAACGCCTCATTCGTTTTATGCCAAAAGCAGTGATTGCTGTGGTTCCAGGTTGGGCAGTTGGTGGAGGCCATAGTCTACATGTGGTTTGCGATCTTACCTTAGCGAGCAAAGAACATGCTATTTTTAAGCAAACCGATGCCGATGTAACCAGTTTTGATGGTGGTTACGGATCTGCTTATTTGGCAAAAATGGTTGGACAGAAAAGAGCAAGGGAAATATTTTTCTTGGGAAGAAACTATTCGGCGCAAGAAGCCTTTGATATGGGAATGGTCAACGCTGTGGTTCCTCATGACGAATTAGAAGCAACTGCTTACGAGTGGGCTCAAGAAATATTGGCAAAATCTCCGACCTCCATAAAAATGCTGAAATTTGCTATGAACCTTACCGATGATGGTATGGTCGGGCAACAGGTATTTGCAGGGGAGGCCACACGTTTAGCATACATGACCGATGAGGCTAAAGAAGGAAGAGACGCTTTTCTCGAAAAAAGAAAGCCTAACTTTCCTAAAAAATGGATTCCATAA
- a CDS encoding CvfB family protein, which translates to MINLGEYNTLEILRDTEPGLFLGDGNEGEVLLPNRYVPKVFEIGDNIEVFVYLDNEERPVATTDQPYIKKGDFALLRCNQVTDYGAFLDWGLVKELFCPFKEQAFKMKAGGWYLVYCYLDEETERLVASSKTNQFLDNKELTVAQFDEVDLIVSHPSELGMNVIVNKTHLGLVFNDDIYKDISVGDRLKGIVKKVRPDHKLDISLNQIGYRNIEPNAEHILNELHDNGGFIPLHDKSNPEDIKNQLQMSKKSFKKAIGTLYKERQITIEADGIRLV; encoded by the coding sequence ATGATAAACTTAGGCGAATACAATACACTGGAAATTTTAAGAGATACTGAACCTGGCTTGTTTTTAGGTGACGGCAATGAAGGAGAGGTGCTTTTGCCTAATCGCTATGTGCCAAAAGTATTTGAAATCGGTGATAATATTGAAGTTTTTGTTTATCTGGATAATGAAGAACGTCCTGTGGCAACTACTGACCAGCCGTATATTAAAAAAGGTGATTTTGCTTTATTACGTTGTAACCAAGTTACGGATTATGGTGCATTCTTAGATTGGGGTTTGGTAAAGGAGTTGTTCTGTCCTTTTAAGGAACAGGCGTTTAAAATGAAAGCAGGAGGATGGTATTTAGTGTATTGCTATTTAGATGAAGAAACCGAACGTTTAGTGGCGTCGAGTAAAACCAATCAGTTTTTGGATAATAAAGAATTAACCGTTGCCCAATTTGACGAAGTTGATTTAATTGTTTCGCATCCTTCAGAATTGGGAATGAATGTGATTGTCAATAAAACACATTTGGGCCTCGTTTTTAATGATGATATTTACAAAGATATTAGTGTAGGAGACAGATTGAAAGGCATCGTTAAAAAAGTACGACCAGATCATAAATTGGATATTTCCCTCAATCAAATTGGTTATAGAAATATTGAACCCAATGCAGAACATATTTTAAATGAACTGCATGATAATGGAGGCTTTATTCCGCTTCATGATAAATCGAATCCTGAAGACATAAAAAATCAACTTCAAATGAGTAAAAAAAGTTTCAAAAAAGCGATTGGCACTCTTTATAAAGAGCGCCAAATCACAATTGAAGCGGATGGTATTCGGTTAGTTTAA
- a CDS encoding DUF2853 family protein, giving the protein MSKRDDLIEKYAADLKEKCGVTADMDLLTKVTVGLGPSIYNSDSSTVSGSDEKELATVKNNFLIKKLGLKEGADLDKAIDAVMDKYGRSNRTKYRVVVYYLLTKHFNKESVYS; this is encoded by the coding sequence ATGAGTAAAAGAGACGATTTAATAGAAAAGTACGCAGCGGATTTAAAAGAGAAATGTGGTGTAACTGCCGATATGGATTTATTGACTAAAGTAACAGTAGGTTTAGGACCATCCATTTACAATTCGGATTCTTCTACGGTTTCTGGTTCAGATGAGAAAGAATTAGCGACAGTAAAAAATAATTTCTTAATCAAGAAATTGGGATTAAAGGAAGGAGCGGATTTAGATAAAGCTATTGATGCGGTTATGGATAAATACGGCAGATCTAACAGAACTAAATATAGAGTCGTGGTGTATTACTTATTGACTAAACACTTCAATAAAGAATCTGTTTACTCGTAA
- the menD gene encoding 2-succinyl-5-enolpyruvyl-6-hydroxy-3-cyclohexene-1-carboxylate synthase — MKYSKIPLSQTVVTLCKTHNVKHIVISPGSRNAPLTIGFTHDDFFNCYSIVDERCAAFFALGIAQQLQEPVAVVCTSGSALLNYYPALAEAYYSHIPLVVLSADRPKHLIDIGDGQTIKQKNVYGEHVLYSANLKLDLKETESAYLASELPIIKSIENKLERFLGLQKDIQTYNESEIHDALTIAKLNLGPVHINCPFDEPLYETVEELAINPKPYKIQTRQEKVDEFEIKSLIDVWHNAKRKLILVGALQPNAIEKQWIQEIADDDSIIVFTETTSNLHHQDFFPGIDKIIAPLDETDFKALQPEVLLTFGGLIVSKKIKAFLRAYKPEHHWHVSLSKANDTFFSLDKHIKLRPNTFLSAFLPQVTHHTKSNYKATWLAVRQKRRKLQAEYLETLPFSDFTVFNSVLKRIPKNSQLQVGNSSAIRYTQLFKIPKSIEVFCNRGTSGIDGSTSTAIGAAVANEKQTTFITGDLSFFYDSNALWNNYIPNTFRIIVVNNEGGGIFRILPGHKNTENFDTFFETKHQLNAKQLCEMYGFDYTVAKDQTELHQQLDAFYKLSERPKLLEIFTPARSNDQILLDYFKYLK; from the coding sequence ATGAAGTACTCAAAAATACCGTTGTCGCAAACTGTAGTTACATTATGTAAAACTCATAATGTAAAGCATATTGTTATATCACCTGGCAGCAGAAACGCACCATTGACCATTGGTTTTACTCATGATGATTTTTTTAATTGTTATAGTATTGTAGATGAACGATGTGCTGCATTTTTCGCTTTAGGTATTGCCCAGCAATTACAAGAACCGGTTGCTGTAGTTTGTACGTCTGGTAGCGCATTATTAAATTATTATCCTGCATTAGCAGAGGCTTATTATAGTCATATTCCTTTAGTAGTTTTGTCTGCCGATAGACCGAAACATTTAATAGATATTGGCGACGGACAAACTATCAAACAAAAAAATGTATATGGAGAGCATGTGCTCTACAGCGCAAATTTAAAACTCGATTTAAAAGAAACCGAAAGTGCATATTTAGCAAGCGAATTACCAATTATTAAAAGTATTGAGAATAAATTGGAACGGTTCTTAGGGCTTCAAAAAGATATTCAAACCTACAATGAATCTGAAATCCATGATGCCCTTACCATCGCAAAATTAAATTTAGGGCCAGTTCATATCAATTGCCCTTTTGATGAACCCTTGTATGAAACAGTTGAAGAATTAGCGATAAACCCGAAACCGTACAAAATTCAAACGCGACAAGAAAAAGTAGATGAATTTGAAATTAAGAGCTTAATCGATGTTTGGCATAATGCAAAGCGCAAGCTGATTTTGGTTGGCGCGTTGCAACCCAATGCCATTGAAAAACAATGGATACAAGAAATAGCAGATGATGACAGCATCATTGTGTTTACCGAAACAACGTCAAATTTGCACCATCAAGATTTTTTTCCTGGCATTGATAAAATAATTGCACCTTTAGATGAAACTGATTTTAAAGCGCTTCAACCAGAGGTTTTACTCACTTTTGGGGGTTTAATTGTTTCCAAAAAAATCAAAGCGTTCCTAAGAGCTTACAAACCAGAACATCATTGGCATGTTAGTTTATCTAAGGCAAACGACACTTTTTTCAGTTTGGATAAACATATTAAATTACGTCCCAATACGTTTTTATCTGCATTTTTACCACAAGTTACGCACCACACAAAAAGTAATTATAAAGCGACTTGGTTAGCAGTGCGACAAAAAAGACGAAAATTACAGGCTGAGTATTTAGAAACACTTCCATTTTCGGATTTTACGGTATTTAATTCCGTTTTAAAGCGTATTCCGAAAAACAGCCAATTGCAAGTTGGAAATAGTTCTGCGATACGCTATACCCAGTTATTTAAAATACCCAAAAGTATTGAGGTGTTTTGTAATAGAGGGACAAGTGGTATTGATGGTAGCACCAGCACAGCCATTGGTGCTGCAGTGGCCAACGAAAAGCAAACTACATTTATTACAGGTGATTTAAGTTTCTTTTACGATAGTAATGCACTATGGAACAATTATATCCCAAATACTTTCAGAATAATTGTGGTGAACAATGAAGGAGGTGGTATTTTCCGAATTCTTCCAGGCCACAAAAACACAGAGAATTTTGATACTTTTTTTGAAACCAAACATCAATTGAATGCCAAACAATTATGTGAGATGTATGGTTTTGATTATACAGTTGCTAAAGACCAAACAGAATTACATCAGCAATTAGATGCATTTTATAAACTCTCAGAACGGCCAAAATTGTTAGAGATATTTACACCAGCGCGAAGTAACGACCAAATTCTATTGGATTATTTTAAATATTTAAAATAG
- a CDS encoding metal-dependent hydrolase, with translation MKITFYGHATFGIQIKDIHILVDPFITGNENASEIDIETLKADYILVTHAHQDHILDVEAIAKRTGAVIVSNYEIVNHFQEKDLEGHPMNHGGSWDFEFGNVKYVNAIHTSSFPDGSYGGQPGGFIIEGEHKTIYIAGDTALTMDMKLIPMQTKLDLAILPIGDNFTMGIEDAIIASDFIDCDKILGCHFDTFGYIEIDHEEAKRKFYDKDKDLMLLEIGASMEL, from the coding sequence ATGAAAATCACATTCTATGGCCATGCTACATTTGGCATTCAAATTAAGGATATCCATATTTTAGTCGACCCTTTTATCACAGGAAACGAAAACGCTTCAGAAATAGACATTGAGACTTTAAAAGCTGATTATATTTTGGTAACCCATGCACATCAAGATCATATTCTAGATGTGGAAGCTATTGCCAAACGTACTGGAGCTGTTATTGTTTCTAATTATGAAATCGTAAACCATTTTCAAGAAAAAGATTTGGAGGGTCACCCAATGAATCATGGTGGTTCTTGGGATTTTGAATTTGGGAATGTTAAATACGTTAATGCCATTCATACCTCTTCATTTCCAGATGGTAGTTATGGCGGACAACCTGGCGGATTCATTATTGAAGGGGAGCACAAAACCATTTATATTGCTGGTGATACGGCTTTGACCATGGATATGAAACTCATTCCGATGCAAACCAAACTCGATTTGGCGATTTTACCAATTGGCGATAATTTTACTATGGGAATAGAAGATGCCATTATAGCTAGCGATTTTATCGATTGCGATAAAATATTAGGTTGTCATTTTGATACCTTTGGCTATATTGAAATCGATCATGAAGAAGCCAAGCGTAAATTCTACGATAAAGACAAGGATTTGATGTTGTTGGAGATTGGCGCAAGTATGGAATTATAA
- the menA gene encoding 1,4-dihydroxy-2-naphthoate octaprenyltransferase has protein sequence MKKIKPWLSAMRLRTLPLSVSGIILGSCFAYYNGHFNPWVLVLAILTTISLQVLSNLANDYGDGIKGTDNDERVGPLRAIQSGEITPDEMFNAIRHNILIVIVLTLALLWAAFGTGNFLYILLFMILGGFSVYAALNYTMGDSPYGYRALGDVFVFIFFGLLSTVGSYFLYMHTLDHVIVLPAIALGLLSVGVLNLNNMRDIQSDANAGKITLAVKLGMARAKNYHFVLIVGAMVITVVFSILYYVEPYNFMYVLAFVPLFIHLKKIKAAVQPTDFDSQLKVLALSTFLFSILLGIGYILY, from the coding sequence ATGAAGAAAATTAAACCGTGGCTTTCTGCCATGCGCTTAAGAACGTTGCCACTTTCTGTTTCCGGAATTATTCTTGGTAGTTGTTTTGCTTATTATAATGGTCACTTTAATCCTTGGGTTTTGGTTTTGGCTATATTAACTACAATAAGTTTACAGGTCTTATCTAATTTAGCCAATGATTATGGAGACGGCATAAAGGGCACGGACAATGACGAACGTGTCGGTCCACTAAGAGCGATACAAAGTGGTGAGATTACACCAGATGAAATGTTTAATGCCATAAGACATAATATTCTTATTGTAATCGTATTGACCTTAGCGCTTCTTTGGGCGGCTTTTGGCACAGGTAATTTTCTTTATATTTTACTTTTCATGATTCTAGGAGGCTTTTCGGTTTATGCCGCTTTAAATTATACCATGGGCGACTCGCCTTATGGCTATCGTGCACTGGGCGATGTGTTTGTATTTATATTTTTCGGCTTGCTAAGTACTGTGGGAAGTTACTTTCTTTATATGCATACTTTAGATCATGTGATTGTGCTTCCAGCAATAGCATTAGGCTTGTTGAGTGTTGGTGTGTTGAATTTAAACAACATGAGAGACATCCAATCCGACGCCAATGCTGGTAAAATTACATTAGCCGTAAAGCTAGGCATGGCGAGAGCCAAGAACTATCATTTTGTTCTTATAGTTGGCGCTATGGTGATTACGGTCGTATTTTCAATATTATATTATGTTGAACCGTACAATTTTATGTATGTATTGGCATTTGTCCCTTTGTTCATTCACCTTAAAAAGATTAAAGCAGCGGTGCAACCCACTGATTTTGACAGTCAGCTAAAGGTTTTGGCACTCTCCACATTTCTGTTTTCGATCCTATTAGGTATTGGTTATATTTTGTATTAA